A single region of the Winslowiella toletana genome encodes:
- the bamC gene encoding outer membrane protein assembly factor BamC — translation MAYSVKKSTVIKVVGLSTVMLLAACSNDQRYKRQVSGDESYLQATELKDLTAPAGMLLPLQNGEYDIATTTSKGAVGKQLDIRPPAQPLALMNGTRTQFTGNTGMLMLESSRNGSIWPQVVNVVQSYKFPIADRQDASQQLTTDWVQWNRADEDNQYRGRYQISVQQQGYQQALTVRLLQLQQQDKDVTSPVQIQRYTAQMLNDISTGLDKMESAQQDASANRSVSQIDVQSGADETGLPNLILRAPFNAVWQHLPDALKRAGMEVKDSNRSQGSLSVAYKAPGSSHWDQLGAKDPELPNGDYKLQVGDLDNRSSLQFINPKGQPLTQSQNDALVAVFQAAFSK, via the coding sequence ATGGCTTACTCAGTAAAGAAGTCCACGGTAATTAAAGTTGTTGGACTGTCAACGGTGATGCTGCTTGCAGCTTGTTCCAATGATCAACGCTATAAGCGTCAGGTCAGTGGTGATGAGTCATATTTGCAGGCGACCGAACTGAAAGATTTAACCGCACCAGCAGGAATGCTTCTGCCGCTGCAAAACGGCGAATATGATATCGCGACCACTACCAGTAAAGGCGCGGTTGGCAAACAGCTTGATATCCGTCCACCGGCCCAGCCTCTGGCGCTGATGAACGGTACCCGCACCCAGTTTACCGGCAATACCGGTATGCTGATGCTGGAGAGCAGCCGTAATGGTTCTATCTGGCCGCAGGTAGTGAATGTGGTTCAGTCGTATAAGTTCCCGATTGCCGATCGTCAGGATGCCAGCCAACAGCTGACTACCGACTGGGTACAGTGGAATCGTGCCGATGAAGATAATCAGTACCGTGGCCGCTATCAGATCAGCGTGCAACAGCAGGGTTATCAGCAAGCGCTGACGGTGCGACTGCTTCAACTGCAGCAGCAGGACAAAGACGTTACCTCACCGGTGCAAATTCAGCGTTATACCGCGCAGATGCTTAACGATATCAGTACCGGTTTAGATAAGATGGAATCCGCGCAGCAAGATGCGTCGGCAAATCGCAGCGTCTCGCAGATCGATGTGCAGAGCGGCGCTGATGAAACCGGCTTGCCAAATCTGATTCTGCGCGCACCGTTCAATGCGGTCTGGCAGCATCTGCCAGATGCACTGAAGCGTGCAGGAATGGAAGTGAAAGACAGCAACCGTTCTCAGGGTAGCCTGTCAGTGGCCTATAAGGCACCAGGCAGCAGCCATTGGGATCAGCTGGGCGCGAAGGATCCTGAGTTGCCGAATGGTGATTACAAACTGCAAGTGGGTGATTTAGATAACCGCAGTAGCCTGCAGTTTATCAACCCGAAAGGGCAACCGCTCACGCAGTCTCAGAATGACGCGCTGGTCGCCGTATTCCAGGCGGCATTCAGCAAGTAA
- the dapA gene encoding 4-hydroxy-tetrahydrodipicolinate synthase, which yields MFTGSIVALVTPMDDKGNVCRASLKKLIDYHVASGTAAIVSVGTTGESATLSHEEHGDVVMQTLDLADGRIPVIAGTGANATAEGISLTKRFENSGVVGCLTVTPYYNRPTQEGLYQHFKAIAESTSLPQMLYNVPSRTGCDMLPETVGRLARIKNIIGIKEATGNLSRVSQIQELVDKDFVLVSGDDASALDFMQLGGQGVISVTANIAAREMVELCALAQQGNFAEARRLNQRLMHLHQKLFVEPNPIPVKWAAKKLGLIATDTLRLPMTPITDAGRPVVEQALKHAGLL from the coding sequence ATGTTCACGGGAAGTATTGTTGCGCTCGTTACGCCGATGGATGACAAAGGTAATGTCTGCCGGGCGAGTCTGAAGAAACTGATTGATTATCATGTCGCTAGCGGCACTGCGGCGATTGTATCTGTGGGGACCACTGGTGAATCTGCTACCCTCAGCCATGAAGAACATGGTGATGTGGTAATGCAAACGCTGGATCTGGCTGATGGCCGTATTCCAGTGATTGCCGGAACCGGTGCAAATGCCACCGCAGAAGGCATCTCTCTTACCAAACGCTTCGAAAATTCAGGTGTTGTCGGCTGCCTGACCGTCACACCGTACTACAATCGTCCGACTCAGGAAGGGTTGTATCAGCACTTTAAAGCGATTGCGGAAAGTACTTCTCTGCCGCAGATGCTGTATAACGTTCCTTCTCGTACCGGCTGCGATATGCTGCCAGAAACGGTTGGCCGTCTGGCCAGGATAAAAAATATTATCGGGATTAAAGAAGCGACCGGGAACTTATCGCGGGTCAGTCAGATCCAAGAGCTGGTTGATAAAGACTTTGTGCTGGTAAGCGGCGATGACGCTTCGGCACTGGACTTTATGCAACTGGGCGGTCAGGGCGTGATCTCGGTAACGGCAAACATCGCTGCACGTGAAATGGTTGAACTCTGTGCGCTTGCGCAGCAGGGTAATTTTGCTGAAGCGCGCCGCCTAAACCAGCGCCTGATGCATCTGCATCAGAAGTTATTTGTTGAACCGAATCCTATCCCGGTGAAATGGGCCGCGAAGAAGTTAGGATTAATAGCAACCGATACGCTGCGTCTTCCAATGACGCCAATAACCGACGCCGGGCGTCCGGTTGTGGAGCAGGCGCTCAAGCATGCGGGTCTGCTGTAA
- a CDS encoding glycine cleavage system transcriptional repressor, giving the protein MPQSQQHHLVITALGVDRPGIVNTITRHVSSCGCNIEDSRLAMLGDEFTFIMFLSGSWNAITLIESTLPLKGAELELLIVMKRTNASSRPAMPSTVRVQVEVTDSPHIIERFTDLFYSHQMNIAELVSRTQPAEENQPPLLYIQITAHSPASQDASFIEQAFNKLCTELLAQGTISAVNYPQHEEKTESSDESTESR; this is encoded by the coding sequence TTGCCGCAGTCACAGCAACATCATTTGGTCATTACCGCTCTGGGCGTTGATCGCCCAGGAATTGTCAATACCATTACCCGACATGTCAGCAGCTGTGGCTGCAATATTGAAGACAGTCGGCTTGCGATGCTCGGCGATGAGTTTACCTTTATCATGTTTCTTTCCGGCAGCTGGAATGCGATTACGCTGATTGAATCAACGCTGCCGCTGAAGGGCGCCGAACTGGAGTTGCTGATCGTGATGAAGCGTACCAACGCCAGCAGCCGTCCGGCGATGCCCTCAACGGTACGGGTGCAGGTGGAAGTCACCGACTCACCCCATATCATCGAGCGCTTCACCGATCTGTTTTATTCTCATCAAATGAATATCGCTGAGCTGGTGTCACGCACTCAGCCAGCAGAAGAAAATCAGCCGCCGTTGCTCTATATTCAGATTACTGCGCACAGTCCTGCCAGCCAGGATGCATCATTTATTGAACAAGCGTTTAACAAGCTATGTACAGAACTGCTGGCTCAGGGCACTATTAGTGCCGTGAATTACCCACAGCATGAAGAAAAAACGGAGAGTAGTGATGAATCCACTGAAAGCCGGTGA
- the bcp gene encoding thioredoxin-dependent thiol peroxidase produces the protein MNPLKAGDFAPKFSLPDQDGEQVNLADFQGQRVLVYFYPKAMTPGCTVQACGLRDNMDELKKSGVEVLGISTDKAEKLSRFAEKELLNFTLLSDEDHQVSEQFGVWGEKTFMGKTYDGIHRISFLLDGEGKVEKVFDNFKTTNHHDIVMEYLKSA, from the coding sequence ATGAATCCACTGAAAGCCGGTGATTTTGCACCGAAATTTAGCTTGCCCGATCAAGACGGCGAACAAGTAAATTTGGCCGACTTCCAGGGACAGCGCGTATTGGTCTATTTCTACCCCAAAGCGATGACGCCGGGCTGTACGGTTCAGGCTTGTGGCTTGCGCGATAACATGGATGAGTTGAAAAAATCAGGTGTCGAAGTGCTGGGTATCAGCACCGATAAAGCTGAAAAATTGTCTCGTTTTGCCGAAAAAGAGTTACTGAACTTCACGCTACTTTCTGATGAAGATCACCAGGTTAGCGAGCAGTTTGGCGTCTGGGGCGAAAAAACCTTTATGGGTAAAACCTACGACGGCATACACCGCATCAGTTTCCTGCTGGACGGTGAAGGTAAGGTTGAGAAAGTGTTCGATAATTTCAAAACCACCAACCACCACGATATTGTGATGGAATATCTGAAATCAGCCTGA